One part of the Anaerolineales bacterium genome encodes these proteins:
- a CDS encoding response regulator gives MSIKRILIVEDQPQAANALLEGLASLGPAVTVHSAPSAEAALRALQDAPFDMLIADVLLPGISGLELMARFRGSQPATRVILLSGVQDESIRSQVARSGADGFFFKPGELADVLDAVERQLGLVKTILPTELSVIKNSQDNASIAQQLAELRFTVQAYSALLISVDGQVLARAGVLPNPNVEANLITHMLAAIQASQRMGNLLGSAQPDDLLAIRGTNEHVYFASLGSGRCLAVVTKPLSNARAAALAQAMHKTGLRLAPPVTQAVQAENRLGETDPHLEKLLAMEDTRPSRVAAERYWESAELPAPRLHGAISYEQASQIGLAPGALTDINQ, from the coding sequence GTGTCTATTAAGCGCATCCTTATAGTCGAAGACCAGCCGCAAGCTGCCAACGCCCTGTTGGAGGGTTTGGCCAGCTTAGGCCCGGCCGTCACCGTCCATAGCGCGCCTTCTGCCGAGGCGGCTCTGCGAGCCTTGCAGGACGCGCCCTTCGACATGCTCATCGCCGATGTGCTCCTGCCCGGCATCTCCGGGCTGGAGTTGATGGCGCGCTTCCGCGGCAGCCAGCCCGCCACCCGCGTCATCCTACTCAGCGGCGTGCAGGATGAGTCCATCCGCAGTCAGGTAGCCCGCAGCGGCGCTGACGGCTTTTTCTTCAAACCGGGCGAACTGGCCGATGTGTTGGATGCCGTTGAGCGCCAGCTGGGACTCGTAAAAACCATCCTGCCCACCGAACTGTCTGTCATCAAGAATTCGCAAGACAACGCCAGTATTGCTCAACAACTCGCCGAACTGCGCTTCACAGTGCAGGCCTATTCTGCGTTGCTCATCTCGGTAGACGGCCAGGTATTGGCCCGCGCCGGCGTTCTGCCTAATCCCAATGTGGAGGCCAACCTCATCACCCACATGCTGGCCGCTATCCAGGCCAGCCAGCGCATGGGCAATTTGCTAGGCTCGGCACAGCCTGATGATCTGTTGGCCATCCGCGGCACAAATGAGCATGTCTATTTCGCCAGCCTTGGCTCCGGGCGCTGCCTCGCTGTCGTCACCAAGCCGCTCAGCAACGCCCGTGCGGCTGCACTAGCCCAGGCCATGCATAAAACCGGCTTGCGCCTTGCTCCGCCTGTTACCCAAGCCGTGCAGGCAGAGAACAGGCTAGGCGAAACAGACCCACACCTGGAAAAATTGCTCGCCATGGAGGATACGCGGCCCAGCCGCGTGGCCGCCGAGCGCTACTGGGAATCTGCCGAGCTGCCTGCGCCGCGTTTGCACGGTGCCATCAGCTATGAGCAAGCCTCTCAGATTGGCCTGGCACCAGGTGCGCTTACCGATATCAATCAATAG
- a CDS encoding ABC transporter ATP-binding protein: MLNIEKLSLAYGKTQVLTDFNLQLQLGEVLGLIGPNGAGKSSLIRALSGVLTPQAGTITFKGQNLLAMPEAQRARLVSVVPQSTQLPPAFTVYECVALGRTPHLNWLGSLGVEDKAKIEWAMQITESAALKNRRAGELSGGEQQRVLLARALAQDCPVLLLDEPTAHLDLHHQVAILNVVRSLARERELAVLVALHDLNLASLFARRLALLVDGRLQAEGAAKDVLTQQVLQRAYSVSTRILPDPETGQPWVVLQDK; the protein is encoded by the coding sequence ATGCTTAATATCGAGAAACTTTCACTGGCATACGGCAAAACACAGGTCCTCACAGACTTTAACCTGCAGCTGCAACTAGGAGAAGTGCTGGGGCTGATCGGGCCTAACGGGGCGGGCAAAAGCAGCCTCATCCGCGCCCTCAGTGGCGTCCTGACCCCGCAAGCAGGCACTATCACCTTCAAAGGGCAGAACCTGCTGGCAATGCCTGAAGCCCAGCGTGCCCGCCTGGTCAGCGTGGTGCCTCAATCCACGCAGCTACCCCCCGCCTTCACCGTGTACGAATGCGTAGCTCTTGGCCGCACCCCGCATCTCAACTGGCTGGGCAGCTTGGGGGTCGAGGACAAGGCAAAAATTGAGTGGGCCATGCAGATAACCGAGAGCGCCGCGCTAAAAAACCGCCGCGCCGGTGAGCTTTCTGGCGGCGAGCAGCAGCGCGTGTTGCTCGCTCGCGCCTTAGCACAGGATTGTCCAGTCCTGCTGCTCGATGAGCCGACCGCTCACCTCGACCTCCACCATCAGGTAGCCATCCTAAACGTGGTGCGCAGCCTGGCCCGCGAGCGTGAGCTGGCTGTCCTGGTTGCCCTGCACGACCTCAATTTGGCCTCTTTGTTTGCCAGGCGGCTGGCTCTATTGGTCGACGGGCGGCTGCAGGCGGAAGGCGCCGCGAAAGACGTACTCACGCAGCAAGTGCTCCAGCGCGCCTATTCTGTATCTACTCGCATCCTGCCTGATCCTGAAACCGGCCAACCCTGGGTTGTACTGCAAGACAAGTAG
- a CDS encoding iron ABC transporter permease — MKSFIRRHPFITTAILLVGAFLLSIALGSVFIPPERIFKALLGLEPLQGTLNTILFEIRLPHAVLITLTGAALAASGTAYQGLFRNPLADPYLIGIASGAGLGAVTMMARDWPKDLLGFYSVPAAAFAGALLTVAIVYWIARLGKTVPVTTLILAGVAVSTFATSLSSFLMLQSESELRRAIAWLLGGAALSGWQPVIAMLPYVVIGITALLFSGHQLNVLQTGEEQAQQLGLPVERIKLVLIIAASLAAAAAVAFSGMIGFIGLVIPHSLRLIWGGDHRRLLPLSLLGGAAALLVADVVARTILPPQVVPVGIITALVGVPFFLWLLRRAKAQMYW; from the coding sequence ATGAAATCTTTCATCCGCCGCCATCCATTCATCACAACAGCCATCCTTCTGGTCGGCGCGTTTTTGCTTAGCATCGCGCTAGGCTCTGTCTTTATCCCTCCTGAAAGGATTTTCAAAGCGCTACTCGGCCTTGAGCCGTTGCAGGGCACACTCAACACCATCCTATTTGAGATTCGTTTGCCGCACGCTGTGCTCATCACGCTCACCGGCGCAGCGCTTGCGGCCAGCGGTACTGCCTATCAGGGTCTGTTCCGCAACCCCTTGGCCGACCCGTACCTCATCGGCATCGCTTCCGGCGCCGGGTTGGGCGCCGTTACCATGATGGCGCGTGATTGGCCCAAGGATTTGCTCGGCTTCTACAGTGTGCCTGCCGCCGCCTTCGCCGGAGCGCTGCTCACCGTCGCCATCGTGTATTGGATTGCGCGCCTGGGCAAAACCGTGCCGGTCACCACGCTCATTCTGGCGGGTGTTGCCGTGAGCACCTTTGCCACCTCACTCAGTTCATTCCTCATGCTGCAATCCGAGAGCGAGTTGCGCCGCGCCATTGCCTGGCTGCTGGGCGGCGCAGCGCTCAGCGGCTGGCAGCCCGTCATTGCCATGCTGCCGTATGTGGTCATCGGCATCACCGCGTTGCTATTCTCCGGCCATCAGCTCAATGTCTTGCAAACCGGCGAAGAGCAGGCCCAGCAGCTCGGCCTGCCGGTGGAGCGCATCAAGCTGGTGCTCATCATCGCCGCCTCGCTGGCCGCTGCGGCTGCCGTGGCCTTCTCGGGCATGATCGGCTTCATTGGCCTTGTCATCCCGCATTCCCTGCGTCTTATTTGGGGCGGCGACCACCGCCGCCTGCTGCCGCTCTCGCTGCTCGGCGGCGCCGCCGCGCTGCTGGTGGCCGACGTCGTCGCTCGCACCATCCTGCCTCCCCAAGTCGTGCCGGTGGGGATCATCACCGCACTGGTGGGCGTGCCTTTCTTTCTCTGGTTACTGCGCCGCGCCAAGGCACAGATGTATTGGTAA
- a CDS encoding ABC transporter substrate-binding protein translates to MKKRILSSLVLLALLAACAPAAVATQAPTAVVEPTTTPIVDTSISLTDDLGREVTLAAPAARVVSMAPSNTELLFAAGAGDQVVGRDLYSNFPEEALDVADIGDTYASLNTEFILSLEPDLVLAAGITPPEQVDQLEQLGITVYWLGNPTDLEGLYRNLETVGILTGNEQEALAAIDELSARANAVLTKVATVTMRPTVFYEVDGQTDPNAPFTAGAGTFIDLIINLAGGANVVSNQEGYIAYSIEDLLVADPDVILLGDFAWGATVESVAARSGWSALSAVANDRVYPFNDDHMSRPGPRLVNALEELALLLHPELFD, encoded by the coding sequence GTGAAGAAACGCATTCTCAGTAGCCTTGTGCTGCTCGCCCTCTTGGCCGCCTGCGCTCCCGCAGCCGTGGCTACCCAAGCCCCTACCGCAGTAGTGGAACCCACTACCACTCCCATAGTCGACACCAGTATCAGTCTCACGGATGACCTTGGCCGCGAAGTTACCCTCGCTGCCCCCGCCGCCCGCGTCGTGTCCATGGCGCCCTCCAACACTGAGCTACTCTTCGCCGCAGGTGCCGGGGACCAAGTCGTCGGCCGTGACCTGTACTCCAACTTCCCCGAGGAAGCGCTGGACGTGGCCGACATTGGCGACACCTACGCTAGCCTAAACACCGAGTTCATCCTCAGTCTGGAGCCAGACCTGGTGCTGGCCGCAGGCATTACGCCGCCGGAGCAGGTGGACCAGCTCGAACAGCTTGGCATCACCGTCTACTGGCTCGGCAACCCAACCGACCTTGAAGGCTTGTATCGCAACCTGGAGACCGTCGGCATTCTCACCGGCAACGAGCAGGAAGCCCTGGCCGCCATTGATGAGCTCAGCGCCCGCGCCAATGCGGTGCTCACCAAAGTGGCCACCGTCACCATGCGTCCCACCGTCTTCTACGAAGTCGATGGCCAAACCGACCCGAACGCGCCCTTCACTGCGGGCGCCGGCACCTTCATTGACCTTATCATCAACCTGGCTGGCGGCGCCAACGTCGTGAGCAACCAGGAAGGCTACATCGCCTACAGCATCGAAGATCTGCTGGTAGCTGACCCGGATGTGATCCTGCTGGGTGACTTTGCCTGGGGCGCTACTGTGGAATCGGTGGCCGCCCGCTCCGGTTGGAGTGCGCTGTCTGCCGTCGCCAACGACCGCGTCTATCCGTTCAACGACGACCACATGAGCCGCCCTGGCCCGCGCCTTGTCAACGCGCTCGAGGAGTTGGCTTTGCTGCTGCACCCAGAGCTTTTTGACTAA
- the lhgO gene encoding L-2-hydroxyglutarate oxidase — MQNKIYDFAVIGGGLVGLATARALLQKYPGSSLTVLEKEPQVAAHQSGRNSGVLHSGIYYKKGSLKAQLTTAGRTAMLAFCDEHGIKYEMTGKLIVATSEEELPRLQLLYERGTENGLALEIVGQQRIAEIEPYVSALQAIWVPQAGIVDYSQVARKLAEELVLAGAEVRLGARLQRFEHNNGILHLQTGNGEVRTRIAVNCGGLHSDRLARQTGVDPGLRIIPFRGEYFRLRPEAQHLVRGMVYPLADPRFPFLGVHLTRMTDGEVLVGPNAVFSLRREGYFSRDFDLRDSLESLSYSGFWRLVLPNLRTGLGELVRSGSVRVFARDVQKMMPPIQAEDLLPARAGVRAQAVDKYGKLVEDFRFAHGDGWLHVLNAPSPGATASLAIGQHVAAQAAELVS; from the coding sequence ATGCAAAACAAGATCTATGATTTTGCCGTCATCGGCGGCGGCCTGGTGGGCCTGGCCACGGCGCGGGCGCTTTTGCAGAAGTACCCGGGCAGCTCGCTAACGGTGCTGGAGAAGGAGCCGCAGGTAGCCGCGCACCAATCCGGCCGCAACAGTGGCGTGCTGCATTCCGGCATTTACTACAAAAAAGGCAGCCTAAAGGCACAACTCACCACAGCGGGACGCACCGCCATGCTGGCTTTTTGCGACGAGCACGGCATCAAGTATGAGATGACCGGCAAGTTGATCGTCGCTACCAGTGAAGAAGAACTGCCGCGCTTGCAGCTGTTGTACGAACGGGGCACGGAGAATGGGCTGGCGCTGGAGATCGTGGGCCAGCAGCGCATTGCAGAAATCGAGCCATATGTGAGCGCTCTACAGGCCATTTGGGTGCCACAGGCCGGCATTGTGGACTACAGTCAGGTCGCCCGTAAATTGGCCGAAGAATTGGTGCTGGCGGGCGCAGAAGTGCGCCTGGGCGCCAGATTACAGCGCTTTGAGCACAACAATGGGATATTACACCTGCAAACTGGCAATGGTGAAGTACGAACGCGCATCGCGGTGAACTGTGGCGGGCTTCACAGCGATCGGCTGGCGCGCCAGACCGGGGTCGACCCTGGACTGCGCATCATACCGTTCCGCGGCGAGTACTTTCGGCTGCGTCCGGAGGCACAGCACCTGGTGCGCGGCATGGTGTATCCGCTGGCCGACCCGCGCTTTCCGTTTCTGGGGGTGCATCTGACGCGCATGACGGACGGGGAAGTACTGGTGGGGCCGAACGCGGTGTTCAGCCTGCGGCGTGAAGGCTATTTCAGCCGTGACTTTGACCTGAGAGATTCGCTGGAGTCGTTGAGCTACAGCGGCTTCTGGCGGCTGGTGTTGCCAAACTTGCGAACGGGGTTGGGGGAACTGGTGCGCTCCGGAAGTGTGCGGGTGTTCGCCCGCGATGTGCAGAAGATGATGCCACCTATCCAGGCCGAGGACCTGCTGCCGGCGCGGGCGGGTGTGCGCGCCCAGGCGGTGGATAAGTACGGCAAGCTGGTGGAGGATTTTCGGTTTGCGCACGGCGATGGTTGGCTGCATGTGCTCAACGCGCCGTCACCGGGGGCGACGGCCAGCCTGGCCATCGGCCAGCACGTAGCCGCCCAGGCGGCGGAGTTGGTGAGCTAG
- the wecB gene encoding UDP-N-acetylglucosamine 2-epimerase (non-hydrolyzing) — translation MAKKLALVVGARPNFMKAAPLMAAVKAKGRLQAGLIHTGQHFDANMSDVFFRQLEMAEPDLYLDIHGGSVNEQVARVIVALDREFAANRPDMVVVFGDVNATLAASIAANKLNIPLAHVEAGLRSFDRAMPEEHNRIVADVLADYLFTPSPDADANLAAAGIPAERVHRVGNIMVDSLLRFKPAAEQLAAWDAHGLKPGGYGVVTLHRPSNVDEQAALDSIVEALVEIQKSTQLVFPVHPRTRARMAEWGLLDALQASGVKVLEPVGYLEFVSLMTQAQFILTDSGGIQEESTVLGIPCLTARENTERPITLQMGGNRLVGNTPEGILAGYRALQGQKVAPQQPDLWDGRTAERIEAILFEKLS, via the coding sequence ATGGCTAAGAAGCTGGCTCTCGTGGTTGGGGCGCGGCCGAACTTTATGAAGGCCGCGCCGCTGATGGCGGCGGTGAAAGCCAAGGGCCGCCTGCAAGCGGGCTTGATCCATACCGGCCAGCACTTTGACGCCAACATGTCAGATGTCTTTTTCCGCCAATTGGAAATGGCTGAGCCGGACCTGTACTTGGATATTCACGGCGGCAGTGTTAATGAGCAGGTGGCGCGGGTGATCGTGGCGCTGGACCGCGAGTTTGCGGCGAACCGCCCTGACATGGTGGTGGTGTTCGGTGATGTAAACGCTACTTTGGCCGCTTCGATCGCGGCCAATAAGCTCAATATTCCCTTGGCGCATGTGGAAGCCGGCTTGCGCAGCTTTGACCGCGCGATGCCGGAAGAGCACAACCGGATTGTGGCGGACGTGCTGGCGGACTATTTATTCACCCCTTCGCCGGATGCGGACGCGAACCTGGCCGCGGCCGGCATTCCTGCTGAGCGCGTGCACCGCGTGGGCAATATCATGGTGGACAGCCTTTTGCGCTTCAAGCCGGCCGCGGAACAGCTGGCCGCGTGGGATGCGCATGGGTTGAAGCCGGGCGGGTATGGCGTCGTGACGCTGCACCGTCCCTCGAATGTGGATGAGCAGGCTGCACTCGATAGCATTGTTGAGGCGCTGGTCGAGATCCAGAAAAGTACGCAGTTAGTCTTCCCGGTGCACCCGCGCACACGCGCTCGTATGGCCGAGTGGGGCTTGCTGGATGCTTTGCAAGCCAGTGGTGTGAAGGTGTTGGAACCGGTGGGTTATTTGGAGTTCGTGAGCTTGATGACGCAGGCCCAGTTTATTTTGACGGACTCCGGCGGAATTCAGGAAGAGAGCACCGTGCTGGGCATCCCGTGCCTGACGGCACGCGAGAATACAGAGCGCCCTATTACTCTACAAATGGGCGGAAACCGCTTGGTGGGTAATACACCCGAGGGCATTTTGGCTGGCTACCGAGCCTTGCAAGGGCAAAAAGTGGCCCCACAGCAGCCCGATCTATGGGACGGGCGCACTGCTGAGCGTATTGAAGCCATTTTGTTTGAGAAATTGAGCTAG
- a CDS encoding winged helix-turn-helix transcriptional regulator, whose protein sequence is MKQREYRLLEAIAEDETITQAGLASHLGMAIGSVNWYIKRLISRGYIKATRMDRTRLRYNLTGEGMRAFQRNATQYVKDSLKVYHVLRQQAKELIASMQAKGIDSVYIDGSDPELDIFRLTCLETGSPALDEQPGKYIIRMRNGAYSLERSKPAGDGARKIA, encoded by the coding sequence GTGAAGCAACGCGAATACAGACTGTTGGAAGCAATTGCCGAGGATGAGACGATTACCCAGGCTGGTTTGGCCAGCCATTTGGGTATGGCCATCGGCAGCGTCAATTGGTACATCAAGCGCCTGATCAGCCGCGGCTACATCAAGGCCACGCGTATGGACCGCACCCGTTTGCGCTACAACCTGACCGGCGAAGGCATGCGCGCCTTCCAGCGCAATGCGACCCAATATGTCAAAGATTCGCTCAAGGTGTATCACGTGCTGCGCCAGCAGGCGAAAGAGCTGATCGCATCCATGCAAGCCAAGGGTATTGACAGCGTGTATATCGATGGCAGTGATCCGGAGCTAGACATCTTCCGCCTGACCTGCCTGGAGACTGGCAGCCCGGCCTTGGATGAGCAGCCCGGCAAATACATCATCCGCATGCGAAATGGTGCTTATTCGCTGGAGCGCAGCAAGCCAGCCGGAGACGGAGCGCGGAAGATCGCATGA
- a CDS encoding N-acetylneuraminate synthase family protein, with the protein MHQNKLIPKINLIAEIHPQFSGDIGRAQMIIQQCKLAGADAVKVQLYDSQALFGNSDREYLQFSKSEFRDVKAYCDHVGIELFASIFTADRIDWCEELGLQTYKIASRTIADIDLCKKILATGKKILISLGAWDWKTQGMPFEGDNLVYFYCVSKYPTIGAEVEMPSFSKEQFLGYSDHTPGIGASLFAVARGAQYIEKHFTPNRALQNPTELAHLGGMDFDELRQLRNIADEISMLRVNAIGGAK; encoded by the coding sequence ATGCATCAAAACAAACTGATCCCTAAGATCAACCTGATCGCTGAGATCCACCCTCAGTTCAGCGGAGACATTGGCCGTGCGCAAATGATTATCCAGCAATGCAAGCTGGCTGGCGCGGATGCGGTGAAGGTGCAGCTGTATGACTCGCAGGCCTTGTTTGGTAACAGTGATCGCGAGTACCTGCAATTTAGTAAGAGTGAGTTTAGAGACGTAAAAGCCTATTGTGATCATGTAGGCATTGAATTGTTTGCCTCAATCTTTACCGCGGACCGGATTGACTGGTGCGAGGAGCTGGGACTGCAAACGTATAAGATTGCTAGCCGTACGATCGCTGATATAGACCTTTGCAAAAAGATCCTGGCAACAGGCAAGAAGATCTTGATCTCGCTTGGCGCCTGGGACTGGAAAACACAAGGCATGCCTTTTGAAGGCGACAACCTGGTTTATTTTTATTGTGTTTCAAAGTACCCTACGATAGGCGCTGAAGTTGAAATGCCCAGCTTTAGCAAGGAGCAATTCCTGGGATACAGCGACCACACTCCAGGGATTGGCGCCTCGTTGTTTGCAGTAGCACGCGGGGCGCAATATATCGAGAAACACTTTACGCCGAACCGGGCGCTGCAGAACCCTACCGAACTTGCGCATCTGGGCGGCATGGATTTTGATGAACTGCGGCAGTTGCGCAATATTGCTGATGAGATCAGTATGTTGCGCGTAAACGCGATTGGTGGTGCGAAATGA
- a CDS encoding glycosyltransferase family 2 protein yields MKASIIVTSYNYGAYVERCLRSCLSQNFPQDQYEVIVVDDASTDDTLSQLKKFENYPNFRYIVNEENVGVAESANRGIRASRGQYFVRVDADDYINADLLFFLTRYLAENHDAFCVSCDYILVDEFGNKLERRYAKDHPVSCGIMYRTDLIANFGLYNGNFRHREEEELRARLADYYKIHHLQIPLYRYRMHKSNKTKNLEEMERFRNLLQKDNEDTK; encoded by the coding sequence ATGAAAGCTTCAATTATTGTGACTTCGTACAACTATGGCGCGTATGTCGAGCGCTGCCTACGCAGCTGCCTCTCGCAGAATTTCCCACAAGACCAATATGAGGTCATTGTGGTGGATGACGCCAGCACCGATGACACGCTGAGCCAACTGAAGAAATTTGAAAACTACCCAAACTTTCGCTATATCGTGAATGAAGAAAATGTAGGCGTAGCTGAATCGGCAAACCGAGGCATACGCGCCTCGCGTGGCCAGTATTTTGTTCGGGTGGATGCTGATGATTACATTAACGCAGACCTGCTGTTTTTTCTCACTCGCTATCTGGCAGAGAATCATGATGCGTTTTGCGTATCGTGCGACTACATTCTGGTAGATGAATTTGGCAACAAACTAGAGCGACGCTATGCCAAAGACCACCCGGTTTCATGCGGCATTATGTATCGAACGGATCTGATCGCAAACTTCGGTCTTTACAATGGCAACTTCCGCCATCGCGAAGAAGAAGAGTTGCGAGCACGCCTGGCGGATTACTACAAGATCCATCATCTGCAGATCCCGCTGTATCGCTACCGCATGCACAAAAGCAACAAAACGAAAAACCTCGAGGAGATGGAGCGCTTTCGTAACCTCTTACAGAAGGACAACGAGGATACGAAATGA
- a CDS encoding ABC transporter ATP-binding protein, with protein MKQNYEYGQFFQLLIKYMRPYWPQMLLSLAMYFVASLLTAAQPMVTAPVLEVAVHGPDAFNRLAETVPNSFLDIDLNNIGQYLLHQFFPQEANAWNVIVAVAILYLGVSLALYSLNFLIYLLGIWIRVRAGRGMQASLFSHVIGLSLDFFNRNRTGELISRLDKDTDAVVYGLETIVRSVIVSGVLVFMYGFLLLRTSLRLSLFVVLAALAQYVFIQLVKRPTQRRVREQFGIQAQVTSYLQEVISNIRVVKSFVAEGYESTRLAQLSRKAISAIFKFSFFKNVDEPVTLIINSLVNVAVLLFAANEFINGQLSTTGFFLYLYVGRAVLDPITSMARSLKVIQTTVATSERVQEFFNETASVISGSIVKHDFVEQIHFEDVSFAYGAEKVLRNIDFSIRRGQMVALVGESGAGKSTITDLLLRFYDPQEGRITIDGLDLRGLDLPAYRRMIGVVSQDSILFNASVAHNIAYPDDAPDMTRVQQAARVANANDFIDRLPEKYDSLVGDRGVLLSGGQKQRITIARAVYHSPRILILDEATSALDTEAERQVQQAIDNIIKDTTAVVIAHRLSTVIHADNIVVMEAGRIVDQGRHAELYERCKEYKHFCDLQFGAADTMKQSQKMGAAE; from the coding sequence GTGAAACAGAACTATGAGTATGGGCAATTTTTCCAGCTACTTATAAAGTACATGAGGCCGTATTGGCCTCAAATGCTGCTCTCGCTAGCAATGTATTTTGTCGCAAGCTTGTTGACGGCTGCACAACCTATGGTGACTGCGCCGGTACTGGAGGTGGCCGTGCACGGGCCTGATGCTTTCAACCGGCTTGCTGAAACAGTGCCAAACAGTTTCTTGGATATCGACCTAAACAATATTGGGCAGTATCTTCTGCACCAGTTTTTTCCTCAAGAGGCAAATGCCTGGAATGTAATTGTCGCTGTCGCGATTTTATATCTAGGGGTTTCATTAGCGCTGTATTCACTAAACTTTCTTATATACCTTCTGGGAATTTGGATACGTGTGCGAGCGGGACGAGGTATGCAGGCCTCTCTCTTTTCGCATGTGATTGGTCTTTCATTGGATTTCTTCAATCGAAACCGTACGGGCGAGCTTATTTCGCGCCTTGACAAAGACACTGACGCTGTCGTTTATGGACTTGAGACTATTGTGCGGTCTGTAATTGTTTCTGGCGTGTTGGTTTTTATGTATGGGTTTTTGCTGCTTAGGACCAGCCTTCGACTGAGCTTGTTTGTGGTCTTGGCAGCCCTGGCGCAGTACGTATTCATTCAGTTGGTCAAGAGGCCTACTCAGCGCCGCGTCCGTGAGCAATTTGGAATTCAGGCGCAAGTGACATCTTATTTGCAGGAAGTGATTTCAAATATACGTGTCGTTAAGTCGTTTGTGGCAGAAGGCTATGAGAGCACAAGACTTGCTCAACTTTCAAGAAAAGCGATTTCGGCTATCTTTAAGTTCTCGTTTTTTAAGAATGTCGACGAACCTGTTACCCTTATTATTAATTCATTGGTTAATGTTGCGGTTCTCCTTTTTGCCGCAAACGAATTTATTAATGGGCAATTGAGCACCACTGGCTTCTTTTTGTATCTATATGTTGGCCGCGCGGTTTTGGACCCAATCACAAGCATGGCGCGCTCCTTGAAGGTTATTCAAACCACGGTCGCCACTAGTGAGCGTGTTCAAGAATTCTTCAACGAGACGGCATCTGTGATCAGTGGCAGTATAGTCAAGCACGACTTTGTTGAGCAAATCCACTTTGAAGACGTTTCGTTCGCCTATGGCGCCGAAAAGGTGTTGCGCAACATAGACTTTAGCATTCGCCGCGGGCAGATGGTCGCGCTCGTCGGCGAGAGTGGCGCTGGTAAGTCCACGATCACTGATCTATTACTTCGCTTCTATGATCCGCAAGAGGGGCGCATCACTATAGATGGGCTGGACCTGCGCGGCCTGGATCTGCCTGCCTACCGGCGCATGATAGGTGTGGTATCGCAAGACAGTATTCTATTTAATGCTTCTGTGGCGCACAATATTGCTTATCCAGACGATGCCCCGGATATGACGCGAGTTCAACAAGCCGCCCGGGTTGCAAATGCCAATGATTTTATTGATCGGCTACCTGAGAAATATGATTCCTTGGTGGGCGATCGGGGGGTGCTGCTTTCTGGCGGCCAGAAACAACGTATCACGATAGCCCGGGCCGTGTATCACAGCCCGCGTATCTTGATCCTGGATGAGGCTACCAGCGCACTGGATACCGAAGCCGAACGACAAGTTCAGCAAGCGATTGACAACATTATCAAAGACACCACGGCAGTGGTGATTGCTCACCGGCTTTCTACAGTGATACACGCCGATAACATTGTGGTGATGGAAGCTGGCCGCATCGTGGACCAGGGGAGACATGCGGAACTGTATGAGCGCTGCAAGGAATACAAGCATTTCTGTGACCTGCAGTTCGGCGCCGCTGACACAATGAAGCAATCGCAAAAAATGGGGGCCGCAGAATGA